One Candidatus Dormiibacterota bacterium DNA window includes the following coding sequences:
- a CDS encoding EAL domain-containing protein, translating to MGARILLIEDNVGDARLVALMLGEGGDTPFELQHVDHLDAAWDCLPGAGCVLVDLSLPDADGLEAVERLQLLAPELPIIVLTGRDDLGLAIEALQKGAQDYLIKGRVDGQLLNRALRYAIERKRAEIALAHQALHDPLTGLPNRALFVDRLEQALVRNLRRSSTIAVLFVDLDRFKVVNDSLGHAAGDRVLSVLGERLCSVLRPGDTVARFGGDEFTVLCTDLEDEKEAFAIAERITAVLATPFDLEGAAVVLTASIGIALATADHPDAHTLIRNADAAMYRAKEHGRARWLLFDEAIHRRAVERLETEVALRRSLEAGDFRLHYQPIVDADGGLAGFEALVRWQHPSRGLVAPADFIPLAEETGLIERLGAWVITEACRQARRWQGMRPGGHPLLMSVNVSARQLRTLSMGELVVDALRSGGLPPQDLCLEITESALIEDVDATMEALEALHAVGVRLAVDDFGTGYTTLKNLKRFPIDIIKVDASFVAGLGRDRGDAAITMAVIRLAHALGMVTVAEGVETEQQLDLLRTLGCDMVQGYHLGRPLPADEAMARWRVPAGVGR from the coding sequence GTGGGCGCTCGCATCCTCCTGATCGAGGACAACGTGGGTGATGCCCGGCTGGTCGCGCTGATGCTGGGCGAGGGTGGGGACACCCCCTTCGAGCTGCAGCACGTCGACCACCTCGACGCCGCCTGGGACTGTCTCCCCGGGGCAGGCTGCGTGCTCGTCGACCTGAGCCTTCCCGACGCCGACGGTCTCGAGGCGGTGGAGCGGCTGCAGCTGCTGGCGCCGGAGCTGCCGATCATCGTGCTCACCGGGCGCGACGACCTCGGCCTCGCCATCGAGGCGCTGCAGAAGGGCGCCCAGGACTATCTCATCAAGGGTCGGGTCGACGGCCAGCTGCTCAACCGGGCCCTCCGCTACGCCATCGAACGCAAGCGGGCGGAGATCGCCCTCGCCCACCAGGCCCTGCACGACCCGCTCACCGGGCTGCCCAACCGCGCGCTGTTCGTGGACCGCCTCGAACAGGCGCTGGTGCGCAACCTGCGCCGGTCGTCGACCATCGCCGTGCTCTTCGTCGACCTGGATCGGTTCAAGGTCGTGAACGACAGCCTGGGCCACGCCGCCGGCGACCGGGTGCTCTCCGTGCTCGGCGAGCGGCTGTGCTCGGTGCTCCGCCCCGGCGACACCGTGGCCCGCTTCGGGGGCGACGAGTTCACCGTCCTCTGCACCGACCTCGAGGACGAGAAGGAGGCCTTCGCCATCGCCGAGCGGATCACCGCGGTGCTGGCGACGCCCTTCGACCTCGAGGGGGCTGCGGTGGTGCTGACGGCGAGCATCGGCATCGCGCTGGCGACCGCCGACCACCCGGACGCGCACACCCTGATCCGCAACGCCGACGCCGCCATGTACCGGGCCAAGGAGCACGGCCGGGCGCGCTGGCTCCTCTTCGACGAGGCCATCCACCGGCGCGCCGTCGAGCGGCTGGAGACCGAGGTCGCGCTGCGCCGCTCGCTCGAGGCCGGCGACTTCCGCCTCCACTACCAGCCCATCGTCGACGCCGACGGCGGCCTTGCCGGGTTCGAGGCGCTGGTCCGCTGGCAGCACCCGAGCCGGGGCCTGGTGGCACCCGCGGACTTCATCCCGCTGGCGGAGGAGACCGGTCTCATCGAGCGGCTCGGCGCCTGGGTGATCACCGAGGCCTGCCGGCAGGCGCGCCGCTGGCAGGGGATGAGGCCCGGCGGTCACCCGCTGCTGATGTCGGTGAACGTCTCCGCACGGCAGCTCCGCACCCTGTCGATGGGTGAGCTGGTGGTCGACGCGCTGCGCTCCGGCGGGCTGCCACCGCAGGACCTCTGCCTGGAGATCACCGAGAGCGCGCTGATCGAGGATGTCGACGCCACCATGGAGGCGCTCGAGGCGCTCCATGCGGTGGGGGTGCGTCTCGCCGTCGACGACTTCGGCACCGGGTACACGACGCTCAAGAACCTCAAGCGCTTTCCCATCGACATCATCAAGGTCGACGCGTCCTTCGTCGCCGGGCTCGGCCGGGATCGCGGCGACGCCGCCATCACCATGGCCGTCATCCGCCTCGCCCACGCGCTGGGCATGGTCACCGTCGCCGAGGGGGTGGAGACCGAGCAGCAGCTCGATCTGCTGCGCACCCTGGGCTGCGACATGGTTCAGGGCTACCACCTCGGCCGCCCGCTCCCCGCCGACGAGGCGATGGCGCGGTGGCGGGTACCGGCGGGGGTGGGACGATGA
- a CDS encoding glycosyltransferase family 4 protein, giving the protein MNILMIAPQPVFSPRGTPISVVNRCRALAALGHTVDLVTYPLGEDIAIDGVRWLRAPRIPGIRSVKIGPSAAKLPLDAAVLARATARVLRGRRSYDVVHTHEEAGVFGWWFSRLLGIPHLYDMHNGLGVVLTNYGLGERHPVVRTFEWLERKMLGSARSVIVVFPSLAREAEKHVPGTDAEIVYNVPVEPRPNHALAAGMRAGWAPDGEPVVLYTGTLEPYQGMPLLIEAMSHVRPTPAGRRPRLVVVGGRPDQVADLRAQADGLGLGDRVLLTGMRPPQEMTTCMAAADVLVSPRSSGSNTPLKIYSYMHSGVPIVATRIESHTQVLDDLSALLVEPDAASLAAGIDAVLADPALAARLGTGARERGERHFSIRAFVEGTARAYVKLGAPYPDQRTLDAAVRRLEPAAVPGGGNDLDAHVA; this is encoded by the coding sequence GTGAACATCCTGATGATCGCTCCCCAGCCGGTGTTCTCCCCGCGGGGCACGCCGATCAGCGTCGTCAACCGCTGCCGGGCGCTCGCGGCCCTCGGCCACACCGTGGACCTGGTCACCTATCCCCTCGGCGAGGACATCGCCATCGACGGCGTCCGCTGGCTGCGCGCTCCGCGCATCCCCGGGATCCGCTCGGTGAAGATCGGCCCCTCGGCGGCCAAGCTGCCGCTCGACGCGGCGGTGCTCGCCCGCGCCACCGCCCGGGTGCTCCGGGGGCGGAGGAGCTACGACGTGGTCCACACCCACGAGGAGGCCGGGGTCTTCGGCTGGTGGTTCAGCCGCCTGCTCGGCATCCCCCACCTCTACGACATGCACAACGGCCTCGGCGTGGTGCTGACCAACTACGGGCTCGGCGAGCGCCACCCGGTGGTCCGCACCTTCGAGTGGCTGGAGCGGAAGATGCTCGGCAGCGCCCGCTCGGTCATCGTGGTGTTCCCCTCGCTCGCCCGCGAGGCCGAGAAGCACGTCCCCGGCACCGACGCGGAGATCGTCTACAACGTCCCCGTCGAGCCCCGTCCCAACCACGCCCTGGCCGCCGGGATGCGCGCCGGGTGGGCCCCGGACGGGGAGCCGGTGGTGCTCTACACCGGCACCCTCGAGCCCTACCAGGGCATGCCCCTGCTGATCGAGGCGATGAGCCACGTGCGCCCCACCCCCGCCGGCCGCCGGCCGCGCCTGGTGGTGGTGGGCGGGCGTCCCGACCAGGTCGCCGACCTGCGTGCCCAGGCCGACGGCCTCGGCCTCGGCGACCGGGTGCTGCTCACCGGCATGCGCCCGCCGCAGGAGATGACCACCTGCATGGCCGCGGCCGACGTGCTGGTCTCGCCGCGCTCCAGCGGCAGCAACACCCCGCTGAAGATCTACTCGTACATGCACAGCGGCGTGCCCATCGTCGCCACCCGCATCGAGAGCCACACCCAGGTCCTCGACGACCTCTCGGCGCTGCTGGTCGAGCCCGACGCGGCCTCGCTGGCGGCGGGCATCGACGCGGTCCTCGCCGACCCGGCGCTGGCGGCGCGGCTGGGCACCGGCGCGCGCGAGCGGGGCGAGCGGCACTTCAGCATCCGCGCCTTCGTCGAGGGCACCGCCCGCGCCTATGTCAAGCTGGGCGCCCCGTATCCCGACCAGCGCACCCTGGACGCGGCGGTCCGCCGCCTCGAGCCCGCGGCGGTTCCCGGCGGCGGGAACGACCTCGACGCCCACGTCGCGTGA
- a CDS encoding ATP-binding protein, whose product MTRTVDVISWVSAGGYVLMTVLTVASWARQRTMQRALLAIAIGLLGMLSVVGRVQAVTGHRSLLLAHLTIPAFLASGYALALFRHSVMRTSRVGLAALFAALVAVSAGSVAVRLPSGLVPAPTATQWTLVWGMVLLWSGCVVEPATRFWLASAGRPTLQRARLRALSAGYGSIVVLLVAALGVGIVAGPRLALDERYQLVVSILGAATVPLLYVGFAPPRWLRRLWRDREESALRRATAELLLESDAGRLADRSLDWALRLVGADRGLILGPGRQLLAARDIDPSIAGELITLDPGRGAHLVRVGPAAGGVALVAPLPLDGEPGLIVVVPGAFTPVFGGDEVTRLGEYAVSVASALERARLVEALAAQTRRHESILSAMSDLGEGFVMTRAGRIVYANEAFCGLTGHSLDELLLLPAVTALVAPEKRATELDGQVLPDHLPTALLTRDGRRVEVEVAGRLLDTDPWEPSIAICRDITQRRRDEQELARRSRELERSNAALEEFAYIASHDLQEPLRMVASYLELLERRHGERLNDEAEEFLGFAVDGARRMQALINDLLLYSRAGGQAALVPTDCGAVVATVLATLRPSIEDAGARVVVEPLPTVEGDRTQLAQVFQNLIANAIKFRGAQPPQIVIGAERRGEEWRFSVRDNGIGIERRHAERIFMVFKRLHPQAEYPGTGIGLAICRRVVDRHGGRIWVEPAPGGGSVFRFTLPAAVATPTRTEAMLAGYPAGAEEV is encoded by the coding sequence ATGACCCGGACCGTCGACGTCATCTCCTGGGTCAGCGCCGGCGGCTACGTCCTGATGACCGTGCTCACCGTGGCCTCGTGGGCGCGGCAGCGGACGATGCAGCGTGCCCTGCTCGCGATCGCCATCGGTCTGCTGGGCATGCTCAGCGTGGTCGGACGCGTGCAGGCCGTCACCGGCCACCGGTCGCTGCTGCTCGCCCACCTCACCATCCCCGCCTTCCTCGCCTCCGGGTACGCGCTCGCGCTCTTCCGGCACAGCGTGATGCGCACGTCGCGGGTGGGGCTCGCGGCGCTCTTCGCCGCCCTGGTGGCGGTGAGCGCCGGATCGGTGGCGGTGCGGCTTCCCAGCGGCCTCGTGCCCGCGCCCACGGCGACGCAGTGGACCCTGGTGTGGGGCATGGTGCTGCTCTGGAGCGGCTGCGTGGTCGAGCCGGCGACGCGGTTCTGGCTCGCCTCCGCCGGCCGTCCGACGCTGCAGCGCGCCCGGCTGCGGGCGCTGAGCGCGGGCTACGGCTCCATCGTGGTGCTCCTGGTCGCCGCCCTGGGGGTCGGCATCGTCGCCGGACCCCGTCTCGCCCTCGACGAGCGCTACCAGCTGGTGGTCTCGATCCTGGGCGCGGCCACCGTCCCGCTCCTGTACGTCGGCTTCGCCCCGCCCCGCTGGCTGCGCCGGCTCTGGCGCGACCGGGAGGAGTCGGCGCTGCGCCGGGCCACCGCCGAGCTGCTCCTCGAGAGCGATGCCGGACGGCTCGCCGACCGCTCCCTGGACTGGGCGCTGCGACTGGTGGGGGCCGACCGTGGTCTGATCCTCGGACCCGGCCGGCAGCTGCTCGCCGCCCGCGACATCGACCCCTCCATCGCCGGGGAGCTGATCACCCTCGACCCCGGCCGCGGTGCCCACCTGGTCAGGGTCGGCCCGGCCGCCGGCGGCGTCGCCCTGGTCGCGCCGCTGCCGCTCGACGGCGAGCCGGGGTTGATCGTCGTGGTCCCCGGCGCCTTCACCCCGGTGTTCGGCGGCGACGAGGTGACCCGGCTGGGCGAGTACGCCGTCTCGGTGGCATCGGCGCTGGAGCGCGCCCGGCTGGTCGAGGCGCTGGCAGCGCAGACCCGGCGGCACGAGAGCATCCTCTCCGCGATGAGCGACCTCGGCGAGGGGTTCGTGATGACCCGCGCCGGACGGATCGTCTACGCGAACGAGGCCTTCTGCGGCCTCACCGGCCACTCCCTGGACGAGCTGCTCCTGCTCCCCGCCGTCACCGCGCTGGTCGCGCCCGAGAAGCGCGCGACCGAGCTCGACGGCCAGGTGCTGCCAGATCACCTCCCGACCGCCCTGCTCACCCGGGACGGCCGGCGCGTGGAGGTCGAGGTGGCCGGGAGGCTCCTGGACACCGATCCGTGGGAGCCGTCCATCGCCATCTGCCGCGATATCACCCAGCGACGCCGCGACGAGCAGGAGCTGGCCCGCCGCTCCCGCGAGCTGGAGCGGTCCAACGCCGCCCTCGAGGAGTTCGCCTACATCGCCTCGCACGACCTGCAGGAGCCCCTGCGCATGGTGGCGAGCTACCTCGAGCTGCTCGAGCGCCGCCACGGGGAGCGGCTGAACGACGAGGCGGAGGAGTTCCTCGGTTTCGCCGTGGACGGGGCGAGGCGGATGCAGGCGCTGATCAACGACCTCCTCCTCTACTCGCGGGCGGGTGGCCAGGCGGCTCTCGTGCCCACCGACTGTGGCGCCGTCGTCGCCACCGTGCTGGCCACCCTGCGCCCCAGCATCGAGGACGCCGGGGCCCGGGTCGTGGTCGAGCCGCTGCCCACCGTCGAGGGCGACCGGACTCAGCTCGCCCAGGTCTTCCAGAACCTGATCGCCAACGCCATCAAGTTCCGGGGCGCGCAGCCGCCCCAGATCGTGATCGGCGCCGAGCGCCGCGGTGAGGAGTGGCGGTTCAGCGTGCGCGACAACGGCATCGGGATCGAGCGACGCCATGCCGAGCGCATCTTCATGGTCTTCAAGCGCCTGCACCCGCAGGCCGAGTACCCGGGAACGGGCATCGGCCTGGCGATCTGCCGCCGGGTGGTGGATCGACACGGCGGCCGCATCTGGGTCGAGCCGGCACCCGGGGGCGGGTCGGTGTTCCGGTTCACCCTTCCGGCGGCGGTCGCCACCCCAACCCGGACCGAGGCGATGCTCGCGGGATACCCGGCCGGCGCCGAGGAGGTCTAA
- the asnB gene encoding asparagine synthase (glutamine-hydrolyzing) has product MCGITGYATLDPRRVGPVDLRAMNDALAHRGPDDEGQHVDDGFGLAQRRLAILDLSPAGHQPMQGPGNTWITFNGEIYNFQEIAAELASHGVETHTRCDTEVVLLALRQWGLEGALSRFNGMFAFGHWDPSTRTMTLVRDRLGVKPMYYYADSECLVFASELRALERWSRMPREIDHEAVDLYISYEHVPAPWTMWRNVRKLEPGTWLQWRDGVVTVRRWWELEFTGHTAPVRSLDDWAEECRARLRRATELRMISDAPLGALLSGGVDSSAVVGLMADLGHTPKTFSIGFDDASYNEVEFARIVAQRAGAEHHEEIVAASPALALEALERALDEPLADVSLIPTYAVSRMARRHVTVVISGDGGDEVFGGYDWYRAAALADRYQRIPGPLRWAVDSALRRVPPTSKKKGLVNKMKRFSEGVQSGAGLEHLAWLIHAHAGEKLRLYRGPLSPLAETGAPERLGRSLLEAARAVEPLSRRQWVDIKLWLPDDILAKVDRASMAVALEARSPFLDYEVAEFAARMPASMHLHGGLRKRVLRHAIRPLVPAEILTRPKEGFSMPMKHWLRGELQPMMRDLLTSGSASEWFDTRECTRLMDEHVSGRFNHAHVLWTLVVLQRWRERSSNSGALAEGAA; this is encoded by the coding sequence ATGTGCGGCATCACCGGCTACGCGACCCTCGACCCGCGCCGTGTCGGGCCCGTCGACCTGCGCGCGATGAACGACGCCCTCGCCCATCGGGGGCCGGACGACGAGGGTCAGCACGTCGACGACGGCTTCGGCCTCGCCCAGCGCCGCCTCGCCATCCTCGACCTGAGCCCCGCCGGCCACCAGCCGATGCAGGGCCCCGGGAACACCTGGATCACCTTCAACGGCGAGATCTACAACTTCCAGGAGATCGCCGCCGAGCTCGCCAGCCACGGGGTCGAGACCCACACCCGCTGCGACACCGAGGTGGTGCTCCTCGCCCTCCGCCAGTGGGGGCTGGAGGGCGCGCTGAGCCGCTTCAACGGCATGTTCGCCTTCGGCCACTGGGATCCGTCGACCCGGACCATGACCCTGGTGCGCGACCGCCTCGGGGTCAAGCCGATGTACTACTACGCCGACTCCGAGTGCCTGGTCTTCGCCAGCGAGCTCCGCGCCCTCGAGCGCTGGTCGCGGATGCCGCGGGAGATCGACCACGAGGCCGTCGACCTCTACATCAGCTACGAGCACGTCCCCGCCCCCTGGACGATGTGGCGCAACGTCCGCAAGCTGGAGCCGGGCACCTGGCTGCAGTGGCGCGACGGCGTGGTCACGGTGCGCCGCTGGTGGGAGCTGGAGTTCACCGGGCACACCGCCCCGGTGCGCTCGCTCGACGACTGGGCCGAGGAGTGCCGGGCGCGGCTGCGCCGGGCCACCGAGCTGAGGATGATCTCCGACGCCCCCCTGGGCGCGCTGCTCAGCGGAGGCGTCGACTCCAGCGCGGTGGTGGGCCTGATGGCCGACCTCGGCCACACCCCCAAGACCTTCTCGATCGGCTTCGACGACGCCTCGTACAACGAGGTGGAGTTCGCCCGCATCGTGGCCCAGCGCGCCGGCGCCGAGCACCACGAGGAGATCGTCGCCGCCAGCCCCGCGCTCGCCCTCGAGGCCCTCGAGCGCGCCCTCGACGAGCCCCTCGCCGACGTCAGCCTCATCCCCACGTACGCGGTGTCGCGGATGGCTCGGCGCCACGTCACCGTGGTGATCAGCGGCGACGGCGGCGACGAGGTCTTCGGCGGCTACGACTGGTACCGGGCCGCGGCGCTCGCCGACCGCTACCAGCGGATCCCCGGCCCGCTGCGCTGGGCGGTCGACTCGGCGCTGCGCCGGGTGCCCCCGACCAGCAAGAAGAAGGGGCTGGTCAACAAGATGAAGCGCTTCAGCGAGGGGGTGCAGAGCGGCGCCGGGCTGGAGCACCTCGCCTGGCTGATCCACGCCCACGCCGGCGAGAAGCTGCGCCTCTACCGCGGGCCGCTGTCGCCGCTCGCCGAGACCGGTGCGCCGGAGCGGCTGGGACGCTCGCTGCTCGAGGCCGCGCGCGCCGTCGAGCCGCTCTCCCGCCGCCAGTGGGTGGACATCAAGCTCTGGCTCCCCGACGACATCCTCGCCAAGGTCGACCGGGCCTCGATGGCGGTGGCGCTGGAGGCGCGCAGCCCGTTCCTCGACTACGAGGTGGCCGAGTTCGCCGCCCGCATGCCCGCGTCGATGCACCTCCACGGTGGCCTGCGCAAGCGGGTGCTGCGCCACGCCATCCGCCCGCTGGTACCGGCGGAGATCCTCACCCGGCCGAAGGAGGGCTTCTCGATGCCGATGAAGCACTGGCTTCGCGGCGAGCTCCAGCCGATGATGCGCGACCTGCTCACCTCGGGCTCGGCGTCGGAGTGGTTCGACACCCGTGAGTGCACCCGCCTGATGGACGAGCACGTCTCCGGCCGCTTCAACCACGCCCACGTCCTCTGGACCCTGGTGGTGCTGCAGCGCTGGCGCGAGCGCAGCTCGAACTCCGGCGCGCTCGCCGAAGGAGCCGCATGA
- a CDS encoding response regulator, with protein sequence MSTIAREVNILLVEDNPGDVRLTIEALRDGRIANQLHVAHDGEDAMDFARQQGRHTGAPRPDLILLDLNLPKKDGREVLEELKSDPDLHRIPVIVLTTSSAEQDVLRSYDLHANCFISKPIGYDDFITAVRSIENFWLKLVQLPPG encoded by the coding sequence ATGAGCACCATCGCACGTGAGGTCAACATCCTCCTGGTCGAGGACAACCCCGGCGACGTCCGGCTCACGATCGAGGCGCTGCGGGACGGAAGGATCGCCAACCAGTTGCACGTCGCCCACGACGGCGAGGATGCGATGGACTTCGCGCGGCAGCAGGGGCGCCACACCGGCGCTCCCCGGCCGGATCTCATCCTGCTCGATCTGAACCTCCCCAAGAAGGACGGTCGCGAGGTGCTCGAGGAGCTGAAGAGCGACCCCGATCTCCACCGGATCCCCGTGATCGTGCTCACCACGTCCTCCGCCGAGCAGGACGTGCTGCGCTCGTACGACCTCCATGCCAACTGCTTCATCAGCAAGCCGATCGGCTACGACGATTTCATCACGGCCGTCCGCAGCATCGAGAACTTCTGGCTGAAGCTGGTCCAGCTCCCGCCAGGATGA
- a CDS encoding ATP-binding protein: protein MSVLSPAPPRPAAPNFPSRPGSWDELGVPQNLVSDIVLKMLYFNGTLQGREIAQRVCVPWPFVSEVLKGLSDQGCVQSTGFKQGIAGVQLLPDEDIGAAMTYMIATSGRARARDLCEISQYIGPVPVPFETYAEVAQQDSLREHQVSLEQLQAALGHLTLADDTLLTLGPAVNERHTLFIYGAPGNGKTSIAEALCRLMGPPIFVPHALHVHGQVIRFFDPVHHLPHPADLPEHDRRWVLVERPAVIVGGELTPEMLDLAFDRSLGYYEASTQLKANGGIFLVDDFGRQAALSPQNFFNRLIVPLEKGYDHLTLARAGTSITAPFVCMLVLSSNLEPTQLVDEAFLRRLHFKVAIPGPTEAAYRAIWRRACAAAGVEYNDTAIDHLLHQWYLRHDPQRPFRGVHPRDILKHVTQAARFRGREVRLDRDLVDAACSAYFLMSGAEEG, encoded by the coding sequence ATGAGCGTCCTCTCCCCTGCCCCGCCGCGCCCGGCCGCCCCCAACTTCCCCTCCCGGCCCGGGTCGTGGGACGAGCTCGGCGTCCCCCAGAACCTGGTCTCCGACATCGTCCTCAAGATGCTCTACTTCAACGGGACGCTCCAGGGCCGGGAGATCGCCCAGCGCGTCTGCGTGCCCTGGCCCTTCGTCAGCGAGGTGCTCAAGGGCCTCTCCGACCAGGGCTGCGTGCAGTCGACCGGGTTCAAGCAGGGGATCGCCGGGGTGCAGCTGCTCCCCGACGAGGACATCGGGGCGGCGATGACCTACATGATCGCCACCTCCGGGCGTGCCCGGGCCCGCGACCTCTGCGAGATCAGCCAGTACATCGGCCCGGTCCCGGTTCCGTTCGAGACCTACGCCGAGGTCGCCCAGCAGGACTCGCTCCGCGAGCACCAGGTGAGCCTCGAGCAGCTCCAGGCCGCGCTCGGCCATCTCACCCTCGCCGACGACACCCTGCTCACCCTCGGCCCGGCGGTCAACGAGCGCCACACGCTGTTCATCTACGGCGCCCCCGGCAACGGCAAGACCTCGATCGCCGAGGCGCTCTGCCGGCTGATGGGGCCGCCGATCTTCGTGCCCCACGCCCTCCACGTGCACGGCCAGGTGATCCGCTTCTTCGACCCGGTGCACCACCTCCCCCACCCCGCCGACCTCCCCGAGCACGACCGCCGCTGGGTGCTGGTGGAGCGTCCCGCCGTCATCGTCGGCGGCGAGCTCACCCCGGAGATGCTCGACCTCGCCTTCGACCGCAGCCTCGGCTACTACGAGGCGAGCACCCAGCTGAAGGCGAACGGCGGCATCTTCCTGGTCGACGACTTCGGCCGGCAGGCGGCGCTCTCGCCGCAGAACTTCTTCAACCGGCTCATCGTCCCGCTGGAGAAGGGCTACGACCACCTCACCCTGGCCCGCGCCGGGACCAGCATCACCGCGCCGTTCGTCTGCATGCTGGTCCTCTCCAGCAACCTCGAGCCCACCCAGCTGGTCGACGAGGCGTTCCTGCGCCGGCTCCACTTCAAGGTGGCGATCCCGGGCCCGACCGAGGCCGCCTACCGCGCCATCTGGCGGCGGGCCTGCGCGGCCGCGGGGGTCGAGTACAACGACACCGCGATCGACCACCTGCTCCACCAGTGGTACCTGCGCCACGACCCGCAGCGGCCGTTCCGCGGGGTCCACCCCCGGGACATCCTCAAGCACGTCACCCAGGCGGCACGGTTCCGCGGGCGCGAGGTGCGGCTCGACCGCGACCTCGTCGACGCCGCCTGCTCCGCCTACTTCCTGATGAGCGGCGCCGAGGAGGGCTAG
- the uvrB gene encoding excinuclease ABC subunit UvrB: protein MPRFELVSAYQPAGDQPAALAGLAEGVSAGLREQVLLGVTGSGKTFTCAHVIQQLQRPTLVLSPNKTLAAQLWAEFREFFPRNAVEYFVSYYDYYQPEAYIARTDTYIEKDSSRNDEIDRLRNSATRALLTRRDVIVVASISCIYGIGSPENYLGESLSVKVGDTIRRDIVLRKLTDLQYVRNDLDFGRSRFRVRGDVVDIQPSYEQVATRIEFFGDEVEAIRDLDPLTGEILRVRDELTVFPATHYVTPRDKLERAVRRIEAELEERSGELEARGRLLEAQRLRQRTNFDLEMLRETGSCAGVENYSRHLSGRGEGERPHCLLDFLPDDALVIVDESHVAVPQIGGMYGGDRSRKIPLVEYGFRLPSALDNRPLTFQEWDGMVGQLLYVSATPGPYEMQRSERTVEQIIRPTGLIDPTVEVRPSEGQIDDLLTEIRRHTERGERSLVTTLTKKMAEDLTDYLRETGVKVRYLHSDIDTLERVEIIRDLRLGVFDVLVGINLLREGLDLPEVSFIGILDADKEGYLRGYRSLIQTIGRAARNVNGQVIMYADRMSDAMRQALDETDRRRTIQVAHNLEHGITPQTIVKAVYQLERSREDQATRAAAFQESAGLPPDELLRLARDVEREMKRAARDLEFEQAAELRDRLVDLRRRIDDGPVEGLAPAATSRGSGGRSTRTRPRRRQG from the coding sequence ATGCCACGGTTCGAGCTCGTCTCCGCCTACCAACCCGCGGGCGACCAGCCGGCGGCGCTGGCCGGGCTCGCCGAGGGCGTCTCCGCGGGGCTCCGAGAGCAGGTTCTGCTCGGCGTCACCGGCTCCGGCAAGACGTTCACCTGTGCGCACGTCATCCAGCAGCTGCAGCGGCCGACGCTGGTGCTCTCGCCCAACAAGACGCTGGCGGCCCAGCTCTGGGCGGAGTTCCGCGAGTTCTTCCCGCGCAACGCGGTCGAGTACTTCGTCTCGTACTACGACTACTACCAGCCCGAGGCGTACATCGCGCGCACCGACACGTACATCGAGAAGGACTCGTCGCGCAACGACGAGATCGACCGGCTGCGCAACAGCGCCACCCGCGCGCTGCTCACCCGGCGTGACGTCATCGTGGTCGCGTCGATCTCCTGCATCTACGGCATCGGCTCACCCGAGAACTACCTCGGCGAGTCGCTGAGCGTGAAGGTCGGCGACACCATCCGCCGCGACATCGTGCTGCGCAAGCTCACCGACCTGCAGTACGTGCGCAACGATCTCGACTTCGGCCGCTCCCGCTTCCGGGTGCGCGGCGACGTCGTCGACATCCAGCCGTCGTACGAGCAGGTGGCCACCCGCATCGAGTTCTTCGGCGACGAGGTGGAGGCGATCCGCGACCTCGACCCGCTCACCGGCGAGATCCTGCGGGTGCGCGACGAGCTCACCGTGTTCCCCGCCACCCACTACGTCACCCCGCGCGACAAGCTCGAGCGTGCGGTGCGGCGGATCGAGGCCGAGCTGGAGGAGCGGAGCGGCGAGCTGGAGGCCCGCGGCCGGCTGCTGGAGGCGCAGCGGCTGCGCCAGCGCACCAACTTCGACCTGGAGATGCTCCGCGAGACCGGCAGCTGCGCCGGTGTCGAGAACTACAGCCGCCACCTCAGCGGCCGGGGCGAGGGCGAGCGGCCCCACTGCCTGCTCGACTTCCTCCCCGACGACGCGCTGGTGATCGTCGACGAGTCCCACGTCGCCGTGCCCCAGATCGGCGGCATGTACGGCGGCGACCGCTCGCGGAAGATCCCCCTGGTCGAGTACGGGTTCCGGCTTCCCTCCGCGCTCGACAACCGCCCGCTCACCTTCCAGGAGTGGGACGGGATGGTCGGCCAGCTGCTGTACGTCAGCGCCACCCCGGGCCCCTACGAGATGCAGCGGTCGGAGAGGACCGTCGAGCAGATCATCCGGCCGACCGGGCTGATCGACCCGACGGTCGAGGTGCGTCCCAGCGAGGGGCAGATCGACGACCTGCTCACCGAGATCCGGCGCCACACCGAGCGCGGCGAGCGCAGCCTGGTCACCACCCTCACCAAGAAGATGGCCGAGGACCTGACCGACTACCTGCGCGAGACCGGGGTGAAGGTGCGCTACCTGCACAGCGACATCGACACCCTCGAGCGGGTGGAGATCATCCGCGACCTCCGCCTCGGGGTCTTCGACGTGCTCGTCGGCATCAACCTGCTCCGCGAGGGCCTCGACCTCCCCGAGGTGTCGTTTATCGGCATCCTCGACGCCGACAAGGAGGGATACCTCCGCGGCTACCGCTCGCTGATCCAGACCATCGGCCGCGCCGCGCGCAACGTCAACGGCCAGGTGATCATGTACGCCGACCGGATGTCGGACGCGATGCGCCAGGCCCTCGACGAGACCGACCGGCGCCGCACCATCCAGGTCGCCCACAACCTCGAGCACGGCATCACTCCGCAGACCATCGTCAAGGCCGTGTACCAGCTGGAGCGGTCGCGCGAGGACCAGGCGACCCGCGCCGCGGCCTTCCAGGAGTCGGCCGGGCTGCCCCCCGACGAGCTGCTGCGGCTGGCGCGCGACGTCGAGCGGGAGATGAAGCGCGCCGCCCGCGACCTGGAGTTCGAGCAGGCCGCCGAGCTGCGCGACCGGCTCGTCGACCTCCGCCGCCGCATCGACGACGGCCCGGTCGAGGGCCTCGCCCCGGCGGCCACGAGCAGGGGCTCGGGAGGCCGCAGCACCCGGACGCGCCCGCGACGCCGGCAGGGCTGA